CAGTGCGACCGTACCCTTTCTGACCCCGTTCAGCAGCTTTCTCAATTTACCTTCTGTCATCTTCCACCATGAAAGCACTCTTCACGATTTTTACCTGCTCGCCGTCAAGACCCACGGCGTCAAACCGGACGTGTCTGTCAAAGCACTTGTGTTTCTTCATATACCAGAGCGCCGATTTCACCATGTGCTGCTGCTTCACTCTCGTAACCGCCGAGAGTGCGTCCCCGAACTGATCCGTGTTCCTTTTCTTCACTTCTACGAAGACAAGGTATCCGCCTTCCTCCGCTATTATGTCTATCTCTCCGAACCTGGTCGTGTGGTTCCTTTCCAGGATCTTGTAGCCTCGCTTTTTCAGTGCCTTGATTGCGGTTTCCTCACCTATGGCACCCACTTCTCTCTTATTCATCGTGTGCGTCCGGGTTGACCGTCGTTATCCCCGACTCTGTTTCAAATGCAATGTTGCACGAGTGCGTCTCTATCAGAAAAGTCTATCTTCGTCCTGCTCCTGATAGACCAGTTCTTTCACACCCCAAAACGTTTTTCGGTGGATCGGGCAAAAACCGTGAGTACGAATCGCCTCCCTGTGCTCTTCCGTCGCGTAACCTTTATGCTTCTTGAAGAGGTACTGCGGATAGAGGTTGTCATATTCTTCCATCATGTCATCTCTCGCCACTTTCGCGACGATGGACGCGCAGGCAATAAAAAAACACTTCCTGTCGCCTTTAATGAGAGTCCTGCATTTGCTGTAAGGGGGAATACCGAAAAGTCCATCTATAAGAAGCAGATCAACGGGCGTTCCGGCTGCTTTGACCGCCCGCTTCATTGAGAGCAATGTAGCATTGTGAATATTGAGCTTCTCGATCTCCCGCGGCGTTGCTACTCCAACGCCAACCCGGTAAGCATTCGACCGGATCCACGCAGAAAAGCTCTTGCGCTGCTGTTCGGTCAGCAGCTTTGAATCATTGACCGGCGCTCTCTGCGCGGGCAGACCTTGCCAGGCAACGCAGGACGACACCACCGGGCCGGCCAGCGGCCCACGTCCGGCTTCGTCCAGACCAGCCACAATCCCGGTGAGCCGGCAGTTCATCAAGCCCTTTTTTCTTTAAGCTTTGCTGCCTTTCCTTTGAGTTTTCTCAGGTAGTAGAGTTTGGCCCTTCTTACTTTCGCCTTGCTGAGGAGTTCAATGGTCTCGATGAGGGGAGAATGCACAGGAAAGGTTTTCTCAACACCAACACCGTAAGACACTTTCCTCACAGTAAAGGTGGCGCGTGTGTTGCCGCCGCGCTGCCCTATAACAACGCCTTCAAACACCTGTATTCTTTCTTTGTCCCCTTCATGGATCTTCGTATGCACTCTGACTGTATCACCCACGTCGACCCTGGGCAGGTCGAGTCTCATGTGCTCCTTCTCGAGCAGGTCTATCATCTCATTCATGGCGTCCTCCCATCATTAGGCCCCACCCTCTCGCGAGCCGTACTCGCTTGCGAGGGTTACTGCCCCAACAGTCTATCAAGAATAATACCTATAGCCACCCTGAGCGACAGGTGGTTATACTCGCCGTTACCTTTCACGGGCAGAAGCATTCTCGCGCATCGCCCGGTTACTGCAGGAGGTAAACCCCAACCGGTACCGAAAACCAAAAGCAGAGGCCTGTCGTCTCTCCTGATCCAGGTTTTCAGTTCGTCGTACGTGACCGTATTCGAACTCTGCTTCGACGACGTACCAACAACAACGGGGCTTCCATTCGCCCCGATTTCCTGCATCAATTGCTCTATATCCCCGACCACCCGGATTTTTGTCAGGGCACGAGCCCTGTCAGGGTTGTAGCGGGCACCGTAGCCTGATGTCCAATGCGCAATCAGGCGCTCAGCTATCGAGGCCTGCTTTTGCAAAGGAGTAACAATATAGCATAACTCCGCACCGAATGTCATACAACTTCTTGCGACATCGTGCAGTTCAAGGTTTGTCAGGCTTGTCGCAACAGTATTTCCGTGCTTGTCCAGAACAGGGTAGTGGATGATGGCGAGATAGACAGAACCCATGGTATGAAACAAATTCCAATTTCCAAACAATCTTGGAGACCCTAACCCGCTGGTGCTATTCTCTTTTTTGAGAATTGGAGCTTTGGCGATTGTTTAGGATTTAGGATTTCGAATTTAGAATTTTATTCGGCCAGCTCCTCCATAATTTCCCGTATCAGCCGCCTGTCCTCATCGCTCGGCTCAAAGGTTTCGAGAAGATCAGGGCGGCTCAGTATAGTCCGCCGGATAGACTCCTTCCGTCGCCAGCGGCGTATCTCCTCATGATTGCCAGACAGCAGTACGGCCGGCACCTCCATCCCCATGAAGGCCTGAGGTCTTGTGTACTGAGGGTATTCGAGGAGAGGCTCCCCGAAACTCTCATCAACAGCAGATGTCTCGTTCCCCATCACACCGGGGACAAGCCTCGCCACAGCGTCAATCACGACAAGGGCTGCTGCCTCACCTCCGGACAGCACGTAATCTCCTATCGACAACTCGTCATCAACCAGAGAGTGAACCCTTTCATCGATCCCTTCGTAGCGTCCGCATACGAGCCCTATGTGGGGCCGGAGGGCAAGATTGGCTGCAGTCTTCTGCGTGAACGTCCTGCCGTGAGGCGTCAGAAGAAGATAGCGAGGTTTTCCGAAGTGCCTGTTCACATGCTCCATGGCCCGATATATAGGCTCCGCTTTCATGACCATGCCGGCGCCTCCGCCATATGGTGCGTCGTCACAGGTCCTGTGGATGTCATCCGCAAAATCTCTTATGTTGACGATGTTAAAACTGAGAAGCCCCTTATCCCGGGCCTTTCTAAGAAGACTCTCGTTGAGAGGCGACTCGAATATAGAAGGGAATAGAGTGAGCAGAGTGAAAATCATTCAACAAGGGCACCTTCGGCTAT
Above is a window of Syntrophorhabdales bacterium DNA encoding:
- a CDS encoding YraN family protein codes for the protein MNKREVGAIGEETAIKALKKRGYKILERNHTTRFGEIDIIAEEGGYLVFVEVKKRNTDQFGDALSAVTRVKQQHMVKSALWYMKKHKCFDRHVRFDAVGLDGEQVKIVKSAFMVEDDRR
- a CDS encoding ribonuclease HII, which codes for MNCRLTGIVAGLDEAGRGPLAGPVVSSCVAWQGLPAQRAPVNDSKLLTEQQRKSFSAWIRSNAYRVGVGVATPREIEKLNIHNATLLSMKRAVKAAGTPVDLLLIDGLFGIPPYSKCRTLIKGDRKCFFIACASIVAKVARDDMMEEYDNLYPQYLFKKHKGYATEEHREAIRTHGFCPIHRKTFWGVKELVYQEQDEDRLF
- the rplS gene encoding 50S ribosomal protein L19 — protein: MNEMIDLLEKEHMRLDLPRVDVGDTVRVHTKIHEGDKERIQVFEGVVIGQRGGNTRATFTVRKVSYGVGVEKTFPVHSPLIETIELLSKAKVRRAKLYYLRKLKGKAAKLKEKRA
- a CDS encoding RNA methyltransferase — encoded protein: MGSVYLAIIHYPVLDKHGNTVATSLTNLELHDVARSCMTFGAELCYIVTPLQKQASIAERLIAHWTSGYGARYNPDRARALTKIRVVGDIEQLMQEIGANGSPVVVGTSSKQSSNTVTYDELKTWIRRDDRPLLLVFGTGWGLPPAVTGRCARMLLPVKGNGEYNHLSLRVAIGIILDRLLGQ
- the trmD gene encoding tRNA (guanosine(37)-N1)-methyltransferase TrmD — its product is MIFTLLTLFPSIFESPLNESLLRKARDKGLLSFNIVNIRDFADDIHRTCDDAPYGGGAGMVMKAEPIYRAMEHVNRHFGKPRYLLLTPHGRTFTQKTAANLALRPHIGLVCGRYEGIDERVHSLVDDELSIGDYVLSGGEAAALVVIDAVARLVPGVMGNETSAVDESFGEPLLEYPQYTRPQAFMGMEVPAVLLSGNHEEIRRWRRKESIRRTILSRPDLLETFEPSDEDRRLIREIMEELAE